A single window of Chitinophaga sp. XS-30 DNA harbors:
- a CDS encoding RNA polymerase sigma-70 factor: MATDHTAYTILLTQLQQHDLAAFDHLFHHARKRLYVLAYAITQDAEAAKDIVQEFFIDFWTNRRYEHIERSLEHYMLYAVRNRSLKHNRHQASLAEKTQLLPQNSATTTLHHLEQAELKQEMDRAIRQLPPMAGKVFQLHYIEHLPHAQIAEQLGISKSTVSSHMDRALRELRTVLKKNIENLR, from the coding sequence ATGGCAACTGATCATACGGCCTATACCATATTATTAACGCAGCTTCAACAGCATGATCTGGCTGCGTTTGACCACCTGTTCCATCATGCGCGCAAACGCTTGTATGTCCTGGCCTATGCGATCACACAGGACGCTGAGGCCGCCAAGGATATTGTACAGGAGTTCTTTATTGATTTCTGGACAAACCGGCGGTACGAGCACATTGAACGCTCTCTGGAACATTATATGTTATATGCGGTCCGCAACCGGTCGCTGAAACACAACCGCCATCAGGCCTCCCTGGCTGAGAAAACGCAGCTGCTGCCCCAAAATTCAGCCACCACCACACTTCATCACCTGGAACAGGCCGAGTTGAAACAGGAAATGGACAGGGCCATCCGGCAACTGCCGCCAATGGCCGGCAAAGTATTTCAATTGCATTACATTGAACATTTGCCCCATGCGCAGATCGCCGAACAGCTGGGCATCAGCAAATCCACGGTAAGCAGTCATATGGACCGGGCATTGAGGGAGTTGAGAACGGTTTTAAAAAAGAATATTGAAAATTTGAGATAG
- a CDS encoding SusC/RagA family TonB-linked outer membrane protein yields the protein MQKRGIIYTPPYPAFRHRNWNFIMRVTALVCTGILLSAQLLLAAPVFSQDHEQKVISLNYVQAPIKEIFSAIEKKADVIIMYMATEDLKKEKASISTSGKRVAEVLDELLKPRGIRWAVRGNIIRLYPEKAEGDDAAVSSARDTTISVTGKVTDAAGSPIPGATVLVKGTRLGAKTDENGNFSLSGVPPNSVLQLTSVGYEPMEVRAKAGLQLSVRMQPAVLTMKDQVVTGIYQRKKESFTGSSATFTVEELKMVGNQNPLQALKTLDPSFAIIENNTFGSDPNRLPDIEIRGKSSVIGLTEQYGTDPNQPLFILDGFETTLAVISDFSMDRIESITLLKDAAATAIYGSKAANGVVVVETKRPAAGRLRLNYNLNTTFSFADLSDYNLMNAEEKLEFERLSGFLGSIDANGNFVTDVGDAKYNQRLAEVRRGVNSYWMNEPLRFAATHRHTLFAEGGDANLRYGASLSYGENQGVMNESGRKLTNGNIRLIYRKGRIAVTNSLSIDIVNATRESVPFSDFSRANPYFRKYNAEGGIDKVLESFSYANIATGQPVTTETYYNPLYDLHNKNVNRSESQGFTNNFEIEWRMLDELRARARVGINRIAIRNEVFRSPFNTEFAGVDPLRQGTFYESNDRQMNYDGDLSLTYGKLLAEKHMLNVVAGMRLNQIASTGSGYEVRGFVGEDFPNAAFAFGYSDSRRASYQESIRRSASFFLNTGYAFDQRFLLDATLRSDGASVFGSNRQFTTIWSTGLAWNIHNEAFFKDASYDWLNSLRIRASIGNPGNQNFSDYVSARVYRYNNENRNPFGPSVIVSNHGNPLLKWQKTLDRNIGLDFQTAKNRLRINADYFVKTTDPLLVFVSVPSSSGATSITDNLGGQEQTGFTFTASYTAIQRKAFTWMFNVNGRRLRSRYTNFGNALSNFNENNKGVNMTRYYDGASPSDLWAVRSMGIDPATGREVFLTKEGNHTFVHNYNDEVVVGNSDPDLEGILGTFLSYKGFTANVALRYRFGGQIFMQTLYDKVENIPYQNIGLNQDRRALSERWQQPGDNAKFKAIAETRSTPMSSRFVEDNNILSGESISIGYETSAARWLKAIRASSVTFRAYMNDIFRVSTVMNERGIDYPFARSVSLSMGVRF from the coding sequence ATGCAAAAAAGAGGTATTATCTATACCCCGCCGTACCCGGCATTCCGTCACCGAAACTGGAACTTTATTATGAGAGTGACCGCTTTAGTATGTACAGGGATCCTGCTGTCAGCCCAATTGCTGCTGGCTGCCCCTGTTTTTTCACAAGATCATGAGCAGAAAGTTATTTCACTCAACTATGTGCAGGCGCCGATCAAAGAGATCTTTAGCGCTATCGAGAAAAAGGCCGATGTGATCATTATGTACATGGCCACAGAGGACCTCAAAAAGGAGAAAGCAAGCATTTCCACCAGCGGCAAAAGGGTGGCCGAAGTGCTGGATGAGCTGTTAAAGCCCCGGGGCATCAGGTGGGCCGTGCGCGGAAACATCATCCGGCTTTACCCGGAAAAAGCGGAGGGCGATGACGCCGCTGTTTCCTCCGCCAGGGATACTACTATCTCCGTTACCGGCAAAGTGACCGATGCGGCGGGTTCCCCCATACCCGGCGCTACTGTGCTGGTAAAGGGAACCCGGTTGGGTGCCAAAACGGATGAGAACGGCAATTTTTCGCTGTCCGGTGTGCCGCCCAATTCCGTTTTACAGCTTACTTCTGTGGGTTACGAGCCCATGGAAGTGCGCGCAAAAGCGGGTCTGCAGCTTTCCGTCAGGATGCAGCCTGCCGTTTTGACGATGAAAGACCAGGTGGTGACGGGGATATACCAGCGTAAAAAGGAAAGCTTTACCGGTTCTTCCGCCACCTTTACGGTCGAGGAACTGAAAATGGTGGGTAACCAGAACCCTTTGCAGGCATTGAAAACGCTTGATCCCTCTTTTGCGATCATCGAAAACAATACCTTTGGTTCGGACCCCAACCGCTTGCCGGATATCGAGATCAGGGGAAAGAGCAGTGTGATCGGTTTGACGGAACAGTATGGTACCGATCCCAATCAGCCGTTATTTATCCTGGATGGTTTTGAAACTACCCTGGCGGTCATCAGTGATTTCAGTATGGACCGTATCGAAAGCATTACTTTGCTGAAAGATGCCGCCGCAACGGCCATCTACGGCTCAAAAGCCGCCAACGGCGTGGTGGTGGTAGAAACCAAACGCCCTGCTGCCGGCCGTCTGCGCCTTAATTATAACCTCAACACCACCTTCAGTTTTGCGGACCTGTCTGACTACAACCTGATGAATGCAGAAGAGAAACTGGAGTTTGAGCGCCTGTCGGGTTTCCTGGGGTCTATTGATGCGAATGGCAATTTCGTTACCGATGTAGGGGACGCAAAATACAATCAAAGGCTGGCAGAGGTCAGGCGTGGTGTGAACAGCTACTGGATGAACGAGCCCTTGCGTTTTGCCGCTACCCACCGGCATACTTTGTTTGCCGAAGGCGGAGATGCCAACCTGCGTTACGGTGCATCGCTGAGTTATGGCGAGAACCAGGGTGTCATGAACGAATCCGGGCGAAAACTGACTAACGGGAATATCCGCCTTATCTACCGCAAAGGACGCATTGCTGTCACCAACTCGCTCAGCATCGATATTGTGAATGCGACCCGGGAAAGCGTGCCGTTCTCGGATTTTTCCAGGGCCAATCCCTATTTTCGGAAATACAATGCTGAAGGGGGGATTGACAAAGTGCTGGAGTCGTTTTCGTATGCCAACATTGCTACCGGGCAGCCCGTGACCACCGAGACATACTACAATCCGCTGTATGATCTGCACAATAAGAATGTGAACAGGTCCGAATCGCAGGGGTTCACCAACAACTTCGAGATCGAATGGCGGATGCTGGATGAACTGAGGGCGCGCGCCCGTGTCGGCATTAACCGCATCGCTATCCGCAATGAAGTATTCAGATCGCCTTTCAACACGGAATTCGCCGGTGTCGACCCGCTGCGGCAGGGGACCTTCTACGAATCGAACGACCGTCAGATGAACTATGACGGCGACCTTAGCCTCACCTACGGAAAGTTGCTGGCAGAAAAACATATGCTGAATGTAGTGGCGGGCATGCGCCTCAACCAGATCGCCTCAACAGGCAGCGGATATGAAGTGCGCGGGTTTGTAGGCGAGGATTTCCCCAATGCTGCATTTGCTTTCGGTTATTCGGACAGCAGGCGTGCCAGCTACCAGGAGTCCATCCGCCGCAGCGCCAGCTTCTTCCTGAATACGGGATATGCTTTTGATCAGCGTTTCCTGCTGGATGCCACCCTGCGCTCGGACGGAGCTTCCGTATTCGGGTCCAACAGGCAATTCACGACCATCTGGTCAACCGGACTGGCATGGAACATTCACAATGAAGCGTTTTTCAAAGATGCTTCGTACGACTGGCTGAACAGCTTGCGCATAAGAGCCTCCATCGGGAACCCGGGCAACCAGAACTTTTCCGATTATGTATCGGCGAGAGTGTACCGTTACAACAATGAGAACCGTAACCCCTTCGGGCCAAGTGTGATCGTATCCAACCACGGCAATCCTTTGCTGAAATGGCAAAAGACGCTGGACCGGAATATCGGGCTGGACTTCCAGACGGCGAAAAACCGCCTGCGGATCAACGCGGACTATTTTGTAAAAACAACCGATCCGTTGCTGGTGTTCGTTTCGGTGCCTTCCTCCTCGGGCGCCACCAGTATTACGGATAACCTGGGCGGCCAGGAGCAGACGGGGTTCACGTTTACCGCCTCCTATACGGCAATCCAGCGCAAGGCATTTACCTGGATGTTCAATGTGAACGGCCGCAGGCTCCGTTCCAGGTACACGAACTTCGGCAACGCCCTTTCCAACTTCAATGAAAATAATAAAGGGGTAAATATGACCCGTTACTATGATGGGGCAAGCCCCTCCGACCTCTGGGCCGTCCGCTCCATGGGCATCGACCCGGCCACCGGCAGGGAAGTGTTCCTGACCAAAGAAGGCAACCATACGTTCGTGCACAATTACAACGATGAAGTGGTGGTAGGCAACAGTGATCCTGACCTGGAGGGCATCCTGGGCACTTTCCTCTCCTACAAGGGCTTTACGGCGAATGTAGCCCTTCGTTACCGGTTCGGCGGGCAGATATTCATGCAGACGCTGTACGATAAAGTGGAGAATATCCCTTATCAGAATATAGGGCTGAACCAGGACAGAAGGGCCCTCTCCGAACGCTGGCAGCAACCGGGCGATAATGCCAAATTCAAAGCCATTGCTGAAACAAGATCAACACCCATGTCCTCACGCTTTGTAGAGGACAACAACATCCTGTCAGGGGAATCCATTTCCATAGGATATGAAACGTCTGCTGCCCGGTGGCTGAAAGCAATAAGGGCCTCCTCGGTAACATTCCGGGCCTATATGAACGATATTTTCAGGGTATCTACCGTCATGAACGAACGCGGGATCGATTATCCTTTTGCCCGGTCAGTTTCCTTATCCATGGGAGTACGGTTTTAA
- a CDS encoding FecR family protein: MKNLTAHQEYLLLGKVSNTLSEQESEEWEQMVQHVPEVAIAYEQFMQQLPAGDVAGRFSYVDEPGYWDDLTASFKEPARIRRLPFGRRRWVAAAIAIGVLAGSALLWNNLRKQDTATNMAATAKPGVELRLADGSVVNLSRQQGNIQTGATQLNNTNKRLTYSSSDADASVINILTVPVGLDYKISLADGTEVWMNSATELKFPLAFPDATREVSINGEAYLKVAKDPAKPFIVHLPNSTVQVLGTEFNVNTYDPGTAKVALIEGAVNMRSLSGESTLAPGRQAIYQDGQAIQQRTFDAKVVLGWQKGLFFFDEMPLKEIAKVVPRWFGMQVIIDDPAISDKKFVGVLDRNQPISAFQDDLKLIAGIDSYVDKDNVLHFR; the protein is encoded by the coding sequence ATGAAAAACTTAACAGCGCATCAGGAATATTTACTGCTCGGCAAAGTGAGTAATACACTGAGTGAACAGGAATCGGAGGAATGGGAACAAATGGTACAGCATGTACCGGAAGTTGCCATCGCCTACGAACAGTTCATGCAACAGTTGCCTGCCGGTGACGTAGCCGGTCGTTTCAGCTATGTGGACGAGCCGGGTTACTGGGACGACCTTACGGCGTCTTTCAAAGAACCGGCCAGGATCCGGCGTTTGCCTTTCGGGCGCCGCCGTTGGGTGGCTGCCGCTATCGCAATCGGTGTGCTTGCCGGCTCAGCGCTGCTGTGGAACAATCTACGGAAACAGGATACGGCAACGAATATGGCCGCCACTGCCAAACCCGGTGTAGAATTGCGGTTGGCCGATGGCAGCGTGGTCAACCTTTCGCGGCAACAGGGAAACATCCAGACCGGTGCCACGCAACTCAACAATACCAATAAACGCCTGACTTATTCCTCCAGCGATGCAGACGCTTCCGTCATCAATATCCTGACTGTTCCGGTAGGGCTGGATTACAAGATCAGTCTGGCCGATGGAACGGAGGTATGGATGAATTCCGCCACCGAGCTGAAATTCCCGCTGGCTTTTCCAGATGCTACCCGCGAGGTAAGTATAAACGGGGAAGCATACCTGAAGGTGGCCAAAGATCCAGCCAAGCCCTTTATTGTTCATTTGCCCAACAGCACGGTACAGGTGCTTGGTACCGAATTCAATGTCAATACTTATGATCCCGGAACGGCAAAAGTAGCGCTCATTGAAGGCGCTGTCAACATGCGGTCGCTTTCCGGGGAAAGTACGCTGGCTCCGGGCAGGCAAGCGATTTACCAGGACGGACAAGCCATTCAGCAACGAACTTTTGATGCGAAGGTTGTATTGGGCTGGCAAAAAGGACTGTTCTTTTTCGATGAAATGCCGCTGAAGGAAATTGCGAAGGTAGTGCCGCGCTGGTTTGGCATGCAGGTGATCATCGATGATCCGGCTATCAGCGATAAAAAATTTGTGGGCGTGCTGGACCGGAACCAACCTATTTCCGCTTTCCAGGACGATTTGAAGCTCATTGCCGGCATTGATTCTTATGTGGATAAGGATAATGTGCTGCATTTCAGATAG
- a CDS encoding LytTR family DNA-binding domain-containing protein yields the protein MINCAIIDDEPLARDGMAGYVRDISFLTLAATCESAVEYSTLPPQQTVDLIFLDIQMPKINGLNFLKTMQHPPMVIVVTAYPEYALEGFQLNVLDYLLKPVTFDRFFQSATKARDYYHLLKKNHTSDVSPAGGTADYFFVKCGTKYEKVYFDDVLYVEGMQNYITIHTRRGKYITMHYLKTLEENYLNNQLFIRVHKSYIVSVNKIESIQGNEIVIGTHRIPVSRSYREQVMQQVVMNKLWDKSK from the coding sequence ATGATCAACTGTGCAATAATAGACGATGAGCCTTTAGCCAGGGATGGCATGGCCGGCTATGTACGTGATATCAGCTTTTTAACGCTTGCAGCTACCTGTGAAAGCGCGGTTGAATATAGTACGCTGCCGCCGCAGCAGACCGTTGACCTGATCTTCCTCGATATCCAGATGCCGAAGATAAATGGGCTTAACTTTCTGAAAACGATGCAGCATCCGCCTATGGTCATTGTTGTCACCGCCTACCCTGAATATGCCCTGGAGGGATTTCAGTTGAATGTGCTGGATTATTTACTGAAGCCGGTTACGTTTGACAGGTTCTTTCAATCTGCCACCAAAGCCAGGGACTACTACCATTTGCTGAAGAAAAACCATACTTCAGATGTTTCCCCCGCGGGCGGGACAGCGGATTACTTCTTTGTAAAATGCGGTACGAAGTATGAAAAGGTTTATTTCGATGATGTTTTGTATGTAGAAGGAATGCAAAATTATATTACCATTCATACCAGAAGAGGTAAATATATAACGATGCATTATCTGAAAACGCTGGAGGAAAACTATTTAAATAATCAGTTATTCATCCGGGTGCACAAGTCCTACATTGTATCCGTGAACAAGATAGAAAGCATCCAGGGCAATGAGATCGTTATCGGCACACACCGCATCCCCGTCAGCCGCAGTTACCGGGAGCAGGTGATGCAGCAGGTAGTCATGAATAAGCTCTGGGATAAATCGAAATAA
- a CDS encoding HAMP domain-containing sensor histidine kinase, with protein MFRQYIGWKFSLVAVAVVIIVTTIWFVNNLSEKIQQEETKKVATWVEANQELLKASPDANLNLAVEIIRTNTTIPIILTDDHGNIIDHRNLDSAAVADNNYYLQNELEDFRKQHPPFIMAVDAKTNYYIYYGDSLILRQVRYYPYIQLLVVALFIGVVLFALSSTNRATQNLVWVGMAKETAHQLGTPLSSMEAWLEILKEREEIVPMVTEMAKDVDRLKLITDRFSKIGSVPSLEERNIVEQVATMVAYIRKRAPQKVQFRLESEEQDVAAMISPPLFDWVVENLLKNALDAMEGTGEITVQIENHPTHITIDVTDTGKGIPKAYHDKIFHPGFSTKKRGWGLGLSLAKRIIRDYHKGRLSVKWSEVNKGTTFRIWLRK; from the coding sequence ATGTTTAGACAATATATAGGCTGGAAATTTTCCCTTGTGGCTGTGGCCGTAGTTATTATTGTAACTACCATATGGTTTGTGAACAACTTGTCCGAAAAGATCCAGCAGGAAGAAACGAAAAAGGTAGCCACCTGGGTGGAAGCCAACCAGGAGCTGCTGAAAGCTTCGCCGGATGCAAACCTTAACCTGGCTGTGGAGATCATCCGCACGAATACCACCATCCCCATTATCCTCACCGATGATCATGGCAACATCATCGACCATCGTAACCTGGATTCAGCCGCCGTTGCGGATAATAACTATTATCTGCAAAACGAGCTGGAAGATTTCAGGAAGCAGCACCCGCCCTTCATTATGGCGGTGGATGCCAAGACCAATTACTACATCTATTACGGGGATTCGCTGATCCTGAGACAGGTGAGGTATTATCCGTATATACAATTGCTGGTGGTGGCGCTATTCATCGGGGTCGTGCTGTTTGCACTGTCCTCCACCAACCGGGCCACCCAGAACCTGGTTTGGGTGGGGATGGCCAAGGAAACGGCGCACCAGTTGGGAACGCCTTTGTCATCTATGGAAGCCTGGCTGGAAATATTGAAAGAGCGGGAGGAGATCGTGCCGATGGTAACGGAAATGGCCAAGGATGTAGACCGTTTGAAGCTGATCACCGACCGTTTTTCGAAGATCGGCAGTGTGCCCAGCCTGGAGGAACGGAATATCGTGGAGCAGGTGGCCACTATGGTGGCGTACATCCGGAAACGGGCGCCGCAGAAAGTGCAGTTCCGGCTGGAATCGGAGGAGCAGGATGTGGCAGCCATGATCTCGCCGCCATTGTTCGACTGGGTGGTGGAAAACCTGCTGAAAAATGCCCTGGATGCCATGGAAGGGACGGGGGAGATCACGGTACAGATTGAAAATCACCCCACCCATATCACCATTGATGTGACGGATACCGGCAAAGGTATTCCCAAAGCGTACCACGACAAGATCTTCCATCCCGGTTTCAGCACCAAGAAGAGAGGGTGGGGGCTGGGGCTCTCCCTGGCCAAGCGGATCATCCGGGATTATCATAAGGGACGGCTGTCCGTAAAATGGTCGGAAGTCAACAAAGGCACGACGTTCCGGATATGGCTCCGGAAATAA
- a CDS encoding sensor histidine kinase, giving the protein MSLGKTGQHWLIKYKLHHLPFWCLYHYLWAVIAVGNPLKAASAMLLLPYAIKFAGYVLFQAIAVYFNLYYLIPRFLEKGRFALYIAYLLITILCAASLIVGGYYLSALITGKSFEAIYGPGIYCLYYFYSVALPSTLASMTLAMSIKLTKNWIQTKRRQQMLEKEKLETELNFLKNQFNPHFLFNTINSIFFLIHKNPDKASVSLAKFSELLRYQLYECNDRQIPLSREVIYLENSIELERLRLNNSIKVDFQVSDTPADHLGIAPFILMTFVENAFKHVSKHPGQPNWITIKLDIYQEQLDFFVENSTSYDTYTPMTASNGIGLKNVQRRLDLVYPEKYELDIQRRQYSYAVRLRLQLSELAVVPMNTRLSQPENIYT; this is encoded by the coding sequence ATGTCACTGGGAAAAACAGGCCAGCATTGGCTGATAAAATATAAACTTCACCATTTACCTTTCTGGTGCCTGTATCACTATCTGTGGGCTGTGATCGCAGTGGGAAATCCATTAAAGGCCGCCAGCGCCATGCTTTTGTTGCCGTATGCGATCAAATTTGCCGGGTATGTGCTCTTCCAGGCCATAGCGGTTTATTTCAACCTGTACTACCTGATTCCCCGGTTTCTTGAAAAAGGGAGATTTGCCCTGTATATCGCTTATCTGCTCATTACCATACTTTGTGCCGCTTCCCTTATTGTAGGAGGGTACTACCTGAGTGCCCTGATCACCGGCAAAAGCTTCGAAGCCATCTACGGCCCGGGCATTTACTGCCTCTATTATTTTTATAGTGTGGCTTTGCCCTCTACTTTAGCCAGTATGACCCTGGCGATGAGTATAAAGCTGACGAAAAACTGGATACAGACAAAGAGAAGACAACAAATGCTGGAAAAGGAAAAACTGGAAACAGAACTGAATTTTTTGAAGAACCAGTTCAACCCGCATTTCCTGTTCAATACCATCAATTCCATATTTTTCCTGATCCATAAAAACCCGGATAAAGCCTCTGTTTCACTGGCCAAGTTCTCGGAACTTTTGCGGTATCAATTGTATGAATGTAATGACAGGCAAATACCGCTAAGCAGGGAGGTCATTTACCTCGAAAATTCGATTGAACTGGAAAGGCTGCGCTTGAATAACAGTATTAAAGTTGATTTTCAGGTGAGCGATACACCGGCAGATCATTTGGGCATTGCCCCTTTTATATTGATGACCTTTGTGGAGAACGCGTTTAAACATGTTTCAAAACATCCTGGTCAGCCCAACTGGATCACCATTAAACTGGATATCTATCAGGAACAACTGGACTTTTTTGTGGAGAACAGTACTTCATACGATACCTATACACCCATGACCGCGAGCAACGGTATCGGTTTGAAAAATGTACAAAGGCGCCTGGACCTAGTCTATCCGGAAAAATATGAACTGGATATACAACGCCGGCAATACAGTTATGCTGTCAGATTGCGGTTGCAGCTTTCCGAACTGGCTGTAGTCCCGATGAACACCCGGCTATCTCAACCTGAAAATATTTATACATGA
- a CDS encoding outer membrane beta-barrel family protein: MRALRYSLLCCCFFHPAFGQVAGKLVRSDGQPAPYVNVLLLDGADSTLVKAVVTNENGTYFIGNVRPGGYLLRFSGIGYETSHSSGFQLSAAEKSMDLGVLVMKEVSRELKEVVIRAEKPLFQQQVYGTVVNVESSVLSKGSSALELLERSPGVFIDRRDNNIVLNGKNGVMVMINGKMMRVSVDQVITMLNGMSANDIEKIELMTTPPARYDAEGSAGLINIVLKKNRNQGSFSLTGGYGWGEKETASFNIARGIGNSTLYAAYAYSHDRTFVDWFATATDYVPVLGGQTSSAFSSEIKPIRNSHHATLGFDTRFTPKLTAGGSLTFNNNHTAENITNHAEYSVEPDKQYVLDADINGSGNWNNLLNSVYIEKKINDKEQINFDMDYLLYENKKPTNAYSVFGDENGNRPGTNDTLFSPYQRASSNSTIKIGVAKFDYTRQLSPLLKLESGLKGTYTRNVSLSGVESLVNGDWVSRPTTVNNIMMKESIAAGYVSLSMQLKPSLSVNVGARYEYSHTRIDEPDTKQLVTERKLGKLFPTLFVSWKMKERSALQLSYTKRISRPSYNDLASFVVYTDPTSVETGNSLLRPTITNNLKLGYNYAGYSFAVLFSRDDYPIARTQMVSNAAGDLLVLSPQNVRYQNNLAVQTNLPFKIGNWWSMHYDFSGAWRKFRLEHTPQPAEKSYFAYSVNFSETFMLPKSFSLEVSGWYNSQMYNGSKKVDGFGAINGGIKKVLDKNMGVLQLTVQDIFRTMRITSYFGTVTEEVFDLRSRVPFSAESTRFPIFKITYTRSFGTGGGKGRGERSGLREERERIVH, from the coding sequence ATGAGGGCTTTACGCTATAGTTTGCTATGCTGCTGCTTTTTTCACCCTGCTTTTGGCCAGGTAGCCGGAAAACTCGTCCGATCAGACGGTCAGCCTGCCCCTTATGTAAATGTACTGTTGCTGGACGGAGCCGATTCCACCCTCGTAAAAGCCGTGGTGACAAATGAAAATGGCACTTACTTCATCGGGAACGTGCGGCCGGGTGGCTATTTACTTCGCTTTAGCGGTATCGGATATGAAACCTCGCATTCTTCCGGCTTTCAGCTGAGCGCCGCCGAAAAAAGCATGGATTTAGGTGTACTGGTAATGAAGGAGGTATCCAGGGAATTGAAAGAAGTAGTAATACGGGCGGAAAAACCATTGTTTCAACAGCAGGTGTACGGGACCGTGGTAAATGTGGAAAGCAGTGTGTTATCCAAAGGCAGCTCCGCACTTGAATTACTGGAGCGGTCTCCCGGAGTGTTTATCGATCGCCGGGATAACAATATTGTGCTGAACGGAAAAAATGGCGTCATGGTTATGATCAATGGCAAGATGATGCGCGTATCCGTTGACCAGGTAATTACAATGTTAAACGGTATGAGTGCAAACGATATCGAAAAAATTGAACTGATGACAACACCGCCTGCGCGGTATGACGCAGAAGGAAGCGCCGGCCTGATCAACATCGTTTTAAAGAAGAACAGGAACCAGGGTTCTTTTTCCCTAACCGGCGGTTACGGATGGGGAGAAAAAGAAACGGCCAGCTTTAACATTGCCCGAGGCATTGGCAATTCCACCTTGTATGCAGCTTATGCTTATTCGCACGACAGGACCTTTGTGGACTGGTTTGCTACTGCCACAGATTACGTACCGGTATTGGGCGGGCAAACTTCGTCTGCTTTTTCAAGCGAAATAAAACCCATCCGCAATAGTCATCATGCTACCCTGGGTTTTGATACCCGTTTTACTCCCAAATTAACAGCAGGGGGCAGCCTTACGTTCAATAACAATCATACGGCCGAAAACATCACAAACCATGCGGAATATAGTGTGGAACCAGATAAACAGTATGTGCTGGACGCTGATATCAACGGATCAGGCAATTGGAACAACCTGCTCAACTCGGTGTATATTGAAAAGAAGATAAACGACAAGGAACAGATCAACTTCGACATGGATTATCTCCTCTATGAGAATAAAAAGCCCACCAATGCGTACAGCGTTTTTGGCGATGAGAACGGCAACAGGCCGGGAACTAATGATACCCTGTTTTCTCCCTATCAAAGGGCCTCTTCCAATTCGACAATAAAGATAGGCGTTGCCAAATTCGATTATACAAGGCAGTTGAGTCCTTTGCTGAAACTGGAATCGGGCCTTAAGGGCACTTACACCCGGAATGTGAGTTTATCCGGTGTTGAAAGCCTGGTTAACGGCGATTGGGTCAGCAGGCCGACCACAGTGAATAATATCATGATGAAAGAAAGCATAGCGGCAGGTTATGTATCGCTCTCCATGCAATTGAAACCTTCCCTGAGCGTAAACGTAGGTGCCAGGTATGAATACTCGCATACCCGGATAGATGAACCTGATACCAAACAGCTGGTGACCGAACGGAAGCTGGGGAAACTTTTTCCAACGCTTTTTGTTTCCTGGAAAATGAAAGAACGGTCGGCATTGCAACTGTCGTACACCAAACGCATCAGTCGCCCATCCTATAACGATCTTGCTTCGTTTGTGGTATATACCGATCCTACATCGGTGGAAACAGGCAACAGCCTGCTAAGGCCAACGATCACCAATAACCTGAAGCTGGGTTACAATTATGCGGGGTATTCGTTTGCTGTTTTATTCAGTCGGGATGACTATCCCATTGCACGCACCCAGATGGTATCGAATGCCGCCGGTGATCTGCTGGTGCTGTCGCCGCAAAACGTCCGGTATCAAAACAATCTTGCTGTACAAACAAACCTTCCGTTCAAGATCGGCAACTGGTGGAGCATGCATTATGATTTTTCCGGCGCCTGGCGAAAATTCAGGCTGGAGCATACGCCTCAACCCGCTGAAAAAAGCTACTTCGCATACTCGGTTAATTTTAGTGAGACCTTCATGCTCCCGAAAAGCTTTTCCCTGGAAGTATCCGGCTGGTACAATTCGCAGATGTATAACGGATCAAAGAAAGTAGACGGGTTTGGCGCCATAAACGGCGGCATTAAAAAAGTATTGGATAAAAATATGGGAGTGCTTCAGCTGACCGTGCAGGATATATTCCGCACCATGCGTATCACCAGTTATTTCGGTACGGTGACCGAAGAGGTTTTTGATTTAAGAAGCCGTGTGCCGTTCAGTGCGGAATCTACCAGGTTTCCTATCTTTAAAATTACCTATACCCGTTCTTTTGGTACCGGTGGCGGGAAAGGGAGAGGCGAGCGTAGCGGTTTGCGGGAGGAGAGGGAGCGGATTGTGCATTGA